Proteins encoded in a region of the Thermocaproicibacter melissae genome:
- the proB gene encoding glutamate 5-kinase: MSAITQAKRVVVKVGTSTLTYENGKMNLRRIERLCRVLSDLQNSGKEIILVTSGAIGVGVGKLGLPSRPQETAKRQAIAAVGQCELMFMYDKFFGEYNLTVAQVLLTGDVIANEHNRKNTENTFKELLDMGIIPVVNENDTVAVDELEGARIGDNDTLSAIVARLVKADLLVILTDIDGLYDKNPSVDPDAKRIPYVPRVTDEIRALAGGTGSNRGTGGMATKVQAAAYANEAGITCCIMSGAVPEKLYTLFEGAQIGTVFGSAKG, translated from the coding sequence ATGTCGGCAATTACGCAGGCAAAACGAGTCGTCGTGAAGGTTGGAACCTCCACGCTGACCTATGAAAATGGAAAAATGAATCTTCGCAGAATTGAGCGCTTGTGCCGGGTGCTCAGTGACCTGCAGAACTCCGGCAAGGAGATTATCCTTGTCACCTCCGGCGCAATCGGCGTAGGTGTGGGTAAACTCGGGCTCCCATCGCGCCCGCAGGAAACGGCAAAACGGCAGGCCATCGCTGCCGTGGGCCAGTGCGAACTGATGTTTATGTATGACAAGTTTTTCGGGGAATATAACCTCACGGTGGCGCAGGTACTTCTTACGGGCGACGTCATCGCAAATGAGCACAACCGCAAGAACACCGAAAACACGTTCAAGGAACTGCTCGATATGGGCATTATCCCCGTTGTAAACGAAAACGACACCGTCGCGGTCGATGAGCTGGAAGGCGCGCGTATCGGTGACAACGACACGCTTTCTGCCATCGTTGCCCGGTTGGTGAAAGCAGACCTTCTCGTCATTTTGACTGACATCGACGGCCTCTATGATAAGAACCCGTCCGTTGACCCAGACGCAAAGCGGATTCCCTATGTTCCGCGCGTCACCGATGAAATCCGCGCGCTGGCAGGGGGAACCGGCTCCAACCGTGGAACCGGCGGCATGGCCACGAAAGTACAGGCTGCGGCGTATGCGAACGAAGCGGGCATCACCTGCTGCATCATGAGCGGCGCCGTACCCGAAAAGCTCTATACTCTTTTTGAAGGCGCACAGATTGGGACAGTTTTCGGCAGCGCCAAAGGCTAA
- a CDS encoding glutamate-5-semialdehyde dehydrogenase yields MTDLTELGKKAKQASRALASAGPKKDAALLAAADGLEREAAKILAANREDLEAARAAGMTDALLDRLALNEARIKGMADGLRSVANQTDPVGEVVSGITRPNGLRIEKVRVPLGVIGIIYEARPNVTADAAAICIKAGSAVILRGGKEALRTNTATEAVLRSAMEQAGLPADCVQLVHDTSHDSAKAMMEMTEYLDVLIPRGGKNLIRTVTENARVPVIETGWGNCHIYVDESADTEMAAEIVFNAKTSRPSVCNAAESLLVHSAAAERVLPAIKKRLDEKNVELRGCERTRAILGSSVVPATEEDYATEYLDYILSVKVVDSLDEAIAHIAKYSSGHSECIVTESYENARRFTQEVDSAAVYVNASTRFTDGGEFGLGAEIGISTQKLHARGPMGARELTTTKFIVTGSGQVR; encoded by the coding sequence ATGACGGACCTGACCGAACTCGGAAAAAAGGCAAAACAAGCCTCGCGCGCGCTTGCGTCGGCGGGGCCGAAAAAAGACGCCGCCCTTCTTGCGGCGGCAGACGGGCTTGAGCGCGAAGCCGCGAAGATTCTTGCGGCCAACCGCGAAGACCTTGAGGCAGCGCGCGCGGCAGGCATGACCGACGCTCTGCTGGACCGCCTTGCCCTGAACGAAGCGCGCATCAAGGGCATGGCTGACGGTCTGCGCAGCGTTGCGAATCAGACCGACCCCGTTGGGGAAGTTGTTTCCGGCATTACGCGCCCGAATGGGCTGCGCATCGAAAAAGTTCGTGTTCCGCTCGGCGTCATCGGCATCATCTACGAAGCAAGGCCGAACGTGACGGCTGACGCGGCCGCCATCTGCATTAAGGCGGGCAGCGCCGTCATTCTGCGCGGCGGGAAGGAAGCTCTGCGCACCAACACGGCAACGGAAGCCGTTCTGCGTTCCGCCATGGAGCAGGCGGGGCTCCCCGCCGACTGCGTGCAGCTTGTGCACGACACGTCGCACGACTCCGCAAAGGCCATGATGGAAATGACGGAGTACCTCGACGTTCTGATTCCCCGCGGCGGCAAAAACCTCATCCGCACCGTTACGGAAAATGCACGGGTTCCCGTCATTGAAACGGGCTGGGGCAACTGCCACATCTATGTGGACGAATCCGCCGACACGGAGATGGCCGCGGAAATCGTGTTCAACGCTAAAACCTCGCGTCCCTCGGTGTGCAACGCGGCAGAATCCCTGCTCGTCCACAGCGCGGCCGCCGAGCGTGTTCTTCCCGCCATTAAAAAGCGGCTTGACGAAAAGAACGTGGAGCTGCGCGGATGCGAGCGCACCCGCGCCATTCTCGGCAGCAGCGTAGTCCCCGCCACCGAGGAAGACTACGCTACAGAGTACCTCGACTACATCCTGTCGGTCAAAGTAGTCGACAGCCTCGACGAGGCCATCGCGCACATTGCGAAGTATTCCAGCGGGCACAGCGAGTGCATCGTGACGGAAAGCTACGAGAATGCCCGCCGCTTCACGCAGGAAGTGGATTCCGCCGCGGTCTACGTCAACGCCTCCACCCGCTTTACGGACGGCGGCGAATTCGGTTTAGGCGCGGAAATCGGTATCTCCACCCAGAAACTTCATGCACGCGGACCGATGGGCGCGCGTGAACTGACGACGACAAAATTCATCGTGACCGGCAGCGGCCAGGTACGATAG
- a CDS encoding metallophosphoesterase, whose amino-acid sequence MRILVVSDTHRDRYALRNALLAQPNAEVVIHLGDGEEEANEMKLNFPEKMFLQVRGNCDWGSTLPTEGIAQFEGKRIFYTHGYTYNVKFGLYEAVSAARAKKADVLLFGHTHNPIAEYRDGLYIMNPGSLNGSNGTYGTLDITPAGIVTNIVSCD is encoded by the coding sequence TTGCGGATCCTTGTTGTTTCCGATACCCACCGTGACCGCTATGCCCTGAGGAACGCCCTCTTGGCGCAGCCGAATGCCGAGGTTGTCATCCACCTTGGCGACGGGGAAGAAGAAGCGAATGAAATGAAACTCAACTTCCCCGAGAAAATGTTCCTTCAGGTGCGCGGCAACTGCGACTGGGGCAGCACTCTGCCCACCGAGGGCATCGCTCAATTTGAAGGGAAGCGTATTTTCTACACACACGGTTATACTTATAATGTGAAATTCGGGCTGTATGAAGCCGTTTCGGCGGCACGTGCAAAGAAGGCCGATGTTCTTCTCTTCGGCCACACGCATAACCCGATTGCCGAATACCGCGACGGGCTTTACATCATGAACCCGGGCAGCCTGAACGGAAGCAACGGAACCTACGGCACGCTTGACATTACGCCCGCAGGCATCGTTACAAACATCGTTTCCTGCGATTGA
- a CDS encoding phospho-sugar mutase produces the protein MTEYDRWLHENLDDPDLTEELRSIQGKPDEINDRFYRNLAFGTGGLRGVIGAGTNRMNVYTVRKATQGLANYLNAHGKNPSVAIAYDSRIKSDLFAKQAAAVLAANGIHVHIYPWLSPTPTLSWAVRYLKCDAGICITASHNPSKYNGYKVYGSDGCQITLKMADDILAAINALDIFRDVKRMDYDEAVKSGMIRYIDDSVIDRYLDEVMKQRAFTRPCTGLKVVYTPLNGTGRVCVTRILDMIGVKDVTIVPEQEFPDGTFKTCPYPNPEIREALQKGLELCEKVQPDLLLATDPDCDRCGIAVRHNGEYRLMTGNEVGTLLLDFVARVRTEEGTMPKNPVAVTTIVSTDMVTPLAEHYGIELRRVLTGFKYIGDQIAELESEGGANRYVFGFEESYGYLSGGYVRDKDAVDASMLICQMAYYYREKGMTLIDAMEALYKQYGYYENELLNFAFEGEDGMRKMNAIMDTTRNNPPKQIAGYDVVGWSDYLESVRYDGDKTSPITLPKSNVLEYRLSNGGKLIVRPSGTEPKIKVYLSANGKNKEESLAEVAKLREAAPVLLGIQK, from the coding sequence ATGACGGAATACGACCGCTGGCTCCATGAAAATCTTGATGATCCGGACCTTACGGAGGAGCTTCGCTCCATTCAGGGCAAACCTGATGAAATCAACGACCGGTTCTACCGCAACTTAGCGTTCGGCACCGGCGGACTTCGCGGCGTCATCGGTGCAGGCACGAACCGCATGAATGTCTATACGGTTCGTAAGGCCACACAGGGCCTTGCCAATTACCTCAATGCACATGGGAAAAACCCCTCCGTTGCCATTGCATACGACAGCCGCATTAAGTCCGACTTGTTTGCAAAGCAGGCTGCTGCCGTTCTGGCGGCCAACGGAATTCATGTTCATATCTACCCGTGGCTTTCCCCGACGCCGACCCTTTCTTGGGCTGTGCGTTACCTCAAGTGCGACGCGGGCATCTGCATCACCGCAAGCCACAATCCCTCAAAATACAACGGCTACAAGGTCTACGGCTCCGATGGCTGCCAGATTACGCTGAAAATGGCAGACGACATTCTCGCCGCCATCAATGCGCTCGATATTTTCCGTGACGTGAAGCGCATGGATTACGACGAAGCCGTGAAATCCGGCATGATCCGCTACATCGACGACAGCGTTATCGACCGCTACCTCGATGAAGTCATGAAGCAGCGCGCGTTCACACGCCCGTGCACCGGCCTCAAAGTGGTTTACACTCCGCTCAACGGAACCGGCCGTGTCTGCGTGACACGGATTCTCGACATGATCGGCGTCAAAGACGTCACCATCGTTCCGGAGCAGGAGTTCCCGGACGGCACCTTCAAAACCTGCCCGTACCCGAACCCGGAAATCCGCGAGGCTCTGCAGAAAGGCCTTGAGCTTTGCGAAAAGGTTCAGCCTGACCTGCTGCTTGCCACAGACCCCGACTGCGACCGCTGCGGAATCGCGGTTCGCCACAACGGGGAATACCGCCTGATGACGGGCAACGAAGTTGGCACCCTTCTGCTCGACTTCGTGGCGCGTGTGCGCACCGAGGAAGGCACCATGCCGAAGAACCCCGTTGCCGTCACCACCATCGTAAGCACCGACATGGTCACTCCTTTGGCGGAGCACTACGGCATTGAGCTGCGCCGCGTGCTCACCGGCTTCAAGTATATTGGCGACCAAATCGCCGAGCTCGAATCGGAGGGCGGCGCGAACCGCTATGTCTTCGGCTTTGAGGAGAGCTACGGCTACCTCTCCGGCGGCTATGTGCGCGACAAAGACGCCGTTGACGCCAGCATGCTCATCTGCCAGATGGCCTACTATTACCGCGAAAAAGGCATGACGCTCATCGACGCGATGGAAGCGCTCTACAAGCAGTACGGCTACTACGAGAACGAGCTGCTGAACTTTGCCTTCGAGGGCGAAGACGGCATGCGCAAGATGAACGCCATTATGGATACAACCCGGAACAATCCGCCCAAGCAGATTGCCGGCTACGATGTCGTCGGCTGGAGCGATTACCTCGAATCCGTGCGGTATGACGGTGACAAGACTTCGCCCATCACTCTGCCGAAATCCAACGTTCTCGAATACCGTCTCTCGAACGGCGGCAAGCTGATTGTCCGCCCGAGCGGCACCGAGCCGAAGATTAAAGTCTATCTTTCCGCGAACGGCAAAAACAAGGAAGAATCCCTCGCCGAAGTGGCAAAGCTGCGCGAGGCCGCGCCCGTTCTGCTCGGCATCCAGAAATAA
- a CDS encoding helix-turn-helix transcriptional regulator has translation MDEKLILKNRLKEARAECKISQAQLAEMVGVSRNTISSIETGQFNPAAKLALILCTALDKKLEDLFYFE, from the coding sequence ATGGATGAAAAGCTGATTTTGAAAAACCGTTTGAAAGAGGCCCGCGCGGAGTGCAAAATTTCGCAGGCACAGCTTGCCGAAATGGTGGGTGTTTCCCGAAATACCATCAGCTCCATTGAAACGGGGCAGTTTAATCCCGCGGCAAAGCTTGCGCTGATTCTGTGCACCGCGCTCGACAAAAAATTGGAAGATTTGTTTTACTTTGAATAA
- a CDS encoding SDR family NAD(P)-dependent oxidoreductase: MFDLTGKVAVITGASSGLGADAARAYAEQGADVALLARRKEKLEAVCNEIKEKTGRKAIAVQCDVSKEESVKAAVEEVLKQYGKIDILLNDAGVAQGGSVENLTTELWDRSMDINVKGIFLMSKYVIPGMKERKYGRIVNIASVNAIIADKEDTLVRHVYNTSKAAVLGLTKAMAATYARYNITVNALGPGLFESEMTEGTLFKHEGFMKMYNALCPASRPGARGEMNGPILFLSSDACSYVNGQFFVVDGGLSIT; this comes from the coding sequence ATGTTTGATTTAACCGGCAAAGTTGCCGTGATTACCGGCGCTTCGAGCGGCCTGGGTGCCGACGCGGCGCGCGCTTACGCAGAACAGGGTGCAGACGTTGCTCTTCTCGCACGCCGTAAGGAAAAGCTGGAAGCTGTCTGCAACGAAATTAAGGAGAAAACCGGCCGCAAGGCAATTGCCGTTCAGTGCGACGTCTCCAAAGAGGAGAGCGTAAAGGCTGCTGTTGAGGAAGTGCTCAAGCAGTACGGCAAAATCGATATTCTGCTCAACGACGCAGGCGTCGCTCAGGGCGGTTCCGTTGAGAACCTCACCACCGAGCTGTGGGATCGTTCCATGGACATCAACGTCAAGGGCATCTTCCTCATGAGCAAATATGTCATCCCCGGCATGAAAGAGCGTAAATACGGCAGAATCGTCAACATCGCTTCGGTCAACGCAATCATCGCCGATAAAGAGGATACGCTCGTCCGCCACGTTTACAACACCTCCAAGGCGGCTGTGCTCGGCCTTACAAAGGCTATGGCTGCGACCTACGCACGCTACAACATCACCGTCAACGCGCTTGGCCCGGGCCTGTTCGAGTCTGAAATGACCGAAGGCACGCTGTTCAAGCACGAGGGATTCATGAAGATGTACAACGCGCTGTGCCCGGCTTCCCGCCCGGGTGCCCGCGGCGAAATGAACGGACCGATTCTGTTCCTCTCTTCCGATGCGTGCAGCTATGTGAACGGCCAGTTCTTCGTAGTAGACGGCGGCCTTTCCATTACCTGA
- a CDS encoding DUF4870 domain-containing protein, protein MNGFYGEQYDPIDVQNNRAVSVLAYIPFLFFLPLVVHPDSRYGRFHANQGLVLLLVWVIVHFILKWIPLIGWILNNFFSLFMFLLVILGMVRAYSGRAVPLPFIGQIEIIK, encoded by the coding sequence ATGAATGGCTTTTACGGGGAGCAATACGATCCAATTGACGTGCAAAACAACAGAGCTGTCAGCGTACTTGCCTACATACCCTTCCTTTTCTTTTTGCCGCTCGTCGTCCACCCGGATTCCCGCTACGGCAGATTTCACGCAAACCAAGGGCTTGTGCTGCTGCTCGTGTGGGTCATTGTCCATTTCATCCTGAAGTGGATTCCGCTGATCGGTTGGATTCTGAACAATTTTTTCTCTCTGTTTATGTTCCTCCTCGTAATTTTGGGAATGGTTCGTGCCTACAGCGGCAGGGCGGTTCCGCTGCCTTTTATTGGCCAAATTGAAATTATTAAGTAA
- a CDS encoding energy-coupled thiamine transporter ThiT — protein METVPNKKRSGLDPHVLRLVESAVMLGLATALSMVKIFQMPLGGSVTLCSMLPVLLIGYKYGPKWGVLTAFTYSVIQLLLDLGQLLSWGLTPTALVVSILEDYLLAYTALGLAGIYGHGPKKYVLGMFTSVFLRYVWVVVAGVMAYDSFLPEEWKGHLLLYSLVYNGQFLLPDFAICLGVGLLIYRPLGRFLTVE, from the coding sequence ATGGAAACAGTTCCAAACAAAAAGCGCTCTGGCCTGGACCCGCATGTGCTTCGTCTTGTAGAAAGTGCCGTTATGCTCGGCCTTGCAACGGCGCTCAGCATGGTGAAGATTTTTCAAATGCCGCTCGGCGGGTCGGTGACGCTCTGCAGCATGCTCCCCGTGCTGCTCATCGGCTACAAGTACGGCCCAAAATGGGGAGTTTTGACCGCCTTCACTTACAGCGTGATTCAACTATTGCTTGACCTTGGCCAGCTTCTTTCGTGGGGCCTGACGCCCACGGCTTTGGTGGTTTCGATTCTTGAGGACTACCTGCTGGCCTACACGGCGCTCGGTCTTGCGGGCATCTACGGACATGGCCCGAAAAAGTATGTTCTCGGAATGTTCACCAGCGTTTTTCTGCGATATGTGTGGGTTGTGGTTGCGGGCGTGATGGCGTATGATTCGTTTCTGCCGGAAGAGTGGAAGGGGCATTTACTCTTGTACTCGCTTGTTTATAACGGGCAGTTTCTTCTGCCGGATTTCGCCATCTGCCTTGGGGTGGGTCTGCTGATTTACCGCCCATTAGGCAGGTTTCTCACGGTGGAGTGA
- a CDS encoding HAD hydrolase-like protein: MKQFDLVLFDLDGTLTNSGPGIIDCVTRVLKEMGRPVPPPETLRKFIGPPLYDSYVTFCHMTSEEAQEGIDRYRALYRAGGVFNNGVYDGIFPVLEKLRAEGKLLAVATSKPESMAMDVLSHFGLKKYFDAISAADESDRGNGKEELIIPVLEKLSVAPSRAVMIGDTKYDAAGARNAGTQFLGVLYGFGTEEEMRNEGGTVFARTPADIIRLLLDKT, from the coding sequence ATGAAGCAGTTTGACCTTGTTTTGTTTGACCTTGACGGTACGCTGACGAATTCCGGCCCTGGAATCATAGATTGCGTAACCCGCGTCCTCAAGGAGATGGGCCGCCCCGTGCCCCCGCCGGAGACCCTCCGTAAGTTCATCGGTCCGCCTCTTTATGACAGCTATGTGACATTCTGCCACATGACATCGGAGGAGGCGCAGGAGGGAATCGACCGCTACCGTGCGCTCTACCGCGCAGGCGGCGTCTTCAACAACGGGGTTTATGACGGAATCTTCCCTGTGCTTGAAAAACTCCGCGCAGAGGGAAAACTCCTCGCCGTTGCCACCTCAAAGCCGGAGTCGATGGCGATGGACGTTCTCTCGCACTTTGGGCTTAAAAAATATTTTGATGCTATCAGCGCGGCCGATGAAAGCGACCGCGGCAACGGAAAGGAAGAGCTGATTATTCCCGTGCTCGAAAAGCTTTCTGTTGCTCCTTCCCGCGCGGTGATGATCGGCGACACGAAATACGACGCAGCCGGCGCCCGCAACGCGGGAACGCAGTTCCTCGGTGTGCTGTACGGTTTCGGCACCGAGGAGGAAATGCGCAACGAGGGCGGAACGGTTTTCGCACGCACGCCGGCGGACATTATCCGCCTGCTGCTTGACAAAACCTGA
- a CDS encoding thioesterase family protein, which translates to MTAKRITKNYTVTEEMLAERVGSGSLPVLATPVLATLFEGAAAEIAQEFLADGLTTVGTEITVHHTAPTPCGAKITIEAELTEQTDRVFRFRLTANDEAGPIADGTHERVSVKSERFTEKALARKVSK; encoded by the coding sequence ATGACGGCGAAGAGAATCACAAAAAACTATACGGTAACCGAAGAAATGCTTGCCGAACGTGTGGGAAGCGGTTCCCTGCCGGTTCTGGCAACTCCAGTTTTGGCGACGCTGTTTGAAGGCGCTGCAGCGGAAATCGCGCAGGAATTCTTAGCAGACGGCCTCACCACCGTCGGTACGGAAATCACCGTGCACCACACCGCACCTACACCTTGCGGCGCAAAAATTACCATAGAGGCGGAACTGACAGAACAGACCGACCGCGTATTCCGCTTCCGCCTGACGGCGAACGACGAAGCGGGTCCGATTGCAGACGGTACGCATGAACGCGTGAGCGTAAAATCAGAACGTTTCACGGAAAAGGCTCTTGCCCGCAAGGTGAGCAAATGA
- a CDS encoding heparan-alpha-glucosaminide N-acetyltransferase — translation MMNEGAPLKTGRIYTMDELRGLAVFCMIFYHGFYTVGYLFGNFWGRFFFQFFTPAEPFFAGLFMFISGIACNLSHSNLARGLKLFAIAMGVTLVTALVVPEDIITFGILHFLSVCMILAGLLKPAIDRCRSIWIPVALCVFLYIFTMNIQYGYFGPGGMLKLMLPQGLYSTNWLAPLGFHNEDFMSADYFPMLPWIFVYAAGIFVGKLAKAGKFPKALYKSRVPVFGWMGRHALILYIVHQPVIYGVCLLIQALVSHG, via the coding sequence ATGATGAATGAAGGCGCACCGCTGAAAACAGGCCGCATCTACACCATGGACGAGCTCCGCGGCCTCGCGGTTTTCTGCATGATTTTTTACCACGGCTTTTACACGGTCGGCTACCTGTTCGGCAATTTCTGGGGCAGGTTCTTTTTTCAATTTTTCACTCCGGCCGAGCCGTTTTTCGCCGGTCTGTTCATGTTTATTTCCGGCATTGCCTGCAACCTCTCGCACTCGAACCTTGCACGAGGTCTGAAGCTGTTCGCCATTGCCATGGGCGTAACCCTCGTAACCGCGCTTGTTGTGCCGGAGGATATTATCACTTTCGGAATTCTGCACTTCCTTTCAGTCTGCATGATTCTCGCCGGACTCCTGAAACCGGCCATTGACCGCTGCCGTTCTATCTGGATACCCGTAGCGTTATGCGTCTTTCTGTATATTTTTACTATGAATATACAGTACGGATATTTTGGTCCGGGCGGAATGCTTAAGCTGATGCTGCCGCAGGGGCTTTATTCGACCAACTGGCTTGCGCCGCTCGGATTTCATAACGAAGACTTCATGAGCGCCGATTATTTCCCGATGCTGCCGTGGATTTTCGTCTACGCGGCCGGCATTTTCGTCGGCAAGCTGGCAAAGGCGGGGAAATTTCCGAAGGCGCTTTACAAGTCGCGCGTTCCGGTCTTTGGCTGGATGGGCCGCCATGCGCTGATTCTTTACATCGTTCATCAGCCGGTTATCTACGGCGTGTGCCTGCTGATTCAGGCGCTTGTCTCTCACGGATAA
- a CDS encoding Tex family protein yields the protein MDFAQELAQQFHLQKWQTEKVIELIDEGNTIPFIARYRKEAHGSLDDQTLREIAERLEYLRSLEKRREEVANAITEAGAMTDEISAALEKVATLAEIEDIYRPFRPKRKTRASVAKEKGLGPLADAILAQEKDSPEPLVLAEAYVNPEKGVETPEDALAGALDIIAEIASDNASIRKRLRVVAGAHGVLVSKAANPDEDSVYAPYYDFKEPLTKIAGHRVLAVNRGEREGFLKVSIDFDRTKGMNIVLSEMLKPEPSPCTDAVRQACEDAYDRLIFPAIERELRNSLTERANEAAIKVFSVNLHNLLMQPPIKGHVVMGLDPGYRTGCKVAVVDPTGRVLDTNVIYPTHSEAKVRESEEIVKRLIKKHGVTVIAIGNGTASRETEQFVAKVIREIDAGVSYVIVSEAGASVYSASKLAAQEFPDFDVTLRSAVSIARRLQDPLAELVKIDPQAIGVGQYQHDMPKKQLEEALGGVVEDCVNTVGVDLNTASPSLLEKVAGITPTVSKNIVKYREENGAFHSRMELLKVPKLGPKAFEQCAGFLRVPESADILDHTAVHPESYDAARALLKLCGFGADDIAGGNLSALNEKVEQLGGVEKVAETLGIGVPTLTDIISELLRPGRDPRDELPKPVLRTDVLKIEDLKPGMELTGTVRNVVDFGAFVDIGVHEDGLVHISQLGDRFVKRASDVVKVGDIVKVRVLSVDVKKQRISLTMKQA from the coding sequence ATGGATTTTGCACAGGAACTGGCACAGCAGTTTCACCTGCAAAAGTGGCAGACCGAAAAAGTAATTGAGCTCATCGACGAGGGAAACACCATCCCGTTCATCGCGCGCTACCGCAAAGAGGCGCACGGCTCTCTAGACGACCAGACGCTGCGTGAGATTGCGGAGCGCCTGGAATATCTGCGCTCGCTCGAAAAGCGCCGCGAGGAAGTCGCAAACGCCATCACCGAAGCGGGTGCCATGACGGACGAGATTTCCGCCGCTTTGGAAAAAGTCGCCACGCTTGCGGAGATTGAGGATATTTACCGCCCGTTCCGCCCGAAGCGCAAAACGCGCGCTTCCGTTGCAAAGGAAAAGGGACTCGGCCCGCTCGCCGACGCCATCCTTGCGCAGGAAAAGGATTCGCCCGAACCGCTTGTGCTCGCAGAGGCATACGTCAACCCCGAAAAGGGCGTAGAGACGCCGGAGGACGCGCTTGCGGGTGCACTTGACATCATCGCCGAAATCGCTTCGGACAATGCCTCCATCCGCAAACGCCTGCGCGTTGTCGCCGGGGCGCATGGCGTGCTTGTCTCAAAAGCGGCGAATCCGGACGAAGATTCCGTCTATGCGCCGTATTATGATTTTAAGGAACCGCTTACAAAAATCGCGGGGCACCGTGTGCTTGCCGTCAACCGCGGTGAAAGGGAAGGTTTCCTCAAGGTCTCGATTGATTTTGACCGCACGAAGGGCATGAACATTGTCCTTTCCGAAATGCTGAAGCCGGAGCCCTCGCCATGCACGGACGCGGTGCGGCAGGCCTGTGAAGACGCCTATGACCGTCTGATTTTCCCGGCCATTGAGCGCGAGCTGCGCAATTCGCTCACCGAACGGGCAAATGAAGCCGCCATTAAGGTTTTTTCCGTCAACCTCCACAACCTGCTCATGCAGCCGCCGATTAAAGGCCATGTTGTGATGGGGCTCGACCCGGGTTACCGCACCGGCTGCAAGGTCGCCGTAGTGGATCCGACGGGCCGCGTGCTGGACACAAATGTCATTTACCCGACGCACTCCGAGGCGAAAGTGCGTGAGTCGGAAGAAATCGTAAAGCGCCTCATCAAAAAGCACGGCGTAACCGTCATCGCCATCGGCAACGGCACGGCTTCGCGCGAAACGGAGCAGTTTGTCGCAAAGGTAATTCGTGAGATTGACGCGGGCGTTTCCTACGTCATTGTGAGCGAAGCGGGCGCATCGGTTTACTCGGCAAGCAAGCTCGCGGCGCAGGAATTCCCCGACTTCGACGTAACGCTCCGCAGCGCCGTTTCGATTGCGCGTAGACTTCAGGACCCGCTCGCCGAACTGGTGAAAATCGACCCGCAGGCCATCGGCGTGGGGCAGTATCAGCACGATATGCCAAAGAAGCAGCTTGAAGAAGCCCTCGGCGGCGTGGTGGAGGACTGCGTGAACACCGTCGGCGTGGATTTGAACACGGCTTCGCCGTCGCTTCTGGAAAAGGTGGCGGGAATTACGCCGACTGTCTCCAAAAACATTGTGAAGTACCGCGAGGAGAACGGCGCGTTCCACAGCCGCATGGAGCTTTTGAAAGTGCCGAAGCTCGGCCCGAAGGCGTTTGAGCAGTGCGCGGGATTCCTCCGCGTGCCCGAAAGTGCCGACATTCTCGACCACACTGCTGTTCACCCCGAAAGCTACGACGCGGCGCGCGCTCTGCTGAAGCTGTGCGGCTTCGGTGCGGACGACATTGCGGGCGGCAACCTCTCCGCCTTGAACGAAAAAGTGGAACAGCTCGGCGGCGTGGAAAAGGTTGCCGAAACCTTGGGAATCGGCGTGCCGACGCTGACAGACATCATCTCGGAGCTTCTCCGCCCGGGGCGCGACCCGCGCGACGAGCTGCCGAAGCCGGTTCTCCGCACCGATGTGCTGAAAATCGAGGACCTGAAGCCCGGCATGGAGCTGACCGGCACGGTGCGGAATGTCGTCGATTTCGGCGCGTTCGTTGACATCGGCGTGCATGAGGACGGCCTTGTGCACATCTCGCAGCTCGGTGACCGTTTTGTCAAGCGCGCGTCCGATGTGGTGAAGGTCGGCGACATCGTAAAGGTTCGCGTTCTTTCGGTTGACGTGAAGAAGCAGCGCATTTCGCTGACGATGAAGCAGGCATAA